GTCCGGACCGAACTCTACGAACGACTTGGAGACCTCGCGCCCGGCGATCTCTCGAAAGTCTGGCTCTGCAATTCGGGCACTGAGGCCAACGAAGCCGCGATGAAGTTCGCCCGGAGTGCGACCGGGAACTCCAAAATCGTCGCCACCAAGCGCGCCTTCCACGGTCGCACCATGGGCGCGCTGGCGATGACATGGAAAAAGAAGTACAAGGCCGCCTTCGAGCCACTCGCTGGCGACATCGAGTTCGTGTCCTACGGCGACGAGGAGGAACTCGCAGACGTTGTCGACGACGAGACGGCGGCGGTCTTTTTGGAACCAGTCCAAGGCGAGGGCGGAATTCATCCCGCGACGGTCGACTACCTCGAATCGGCCCGCGAGGTGACCGAAGATGTAGGGGCAGCACTCGTGTTTGACGAGATTCAGACCGGTGTCGGCCGGACTGGAACGCTGTGGGCCTGCGAACAGGCTGGCGTGGTTCCAGATATACTAACGAGCGCGAAAGGCATTGCAAATGGGATGCCGCTTGGCGCGACGCTGTGTGCCGACTGGATCGCCGAAGACTGTGGGAATCACGGCTCGACATTCTCTGGTGGGCCGGTCGTCGCCGCCGCAGCGAACGCAACCCTCGAAACGCTGATGGACGAAGATGTGCCCGGTCACGCTGCAGAGATGGGCGAGTACATGATGGCCGAAATCGAGGCGGCTGCCGGAGAACACGACCTCCCGGTTCGGGAGGTTCGCGGCAACGGGCTGATGATCGGTGTCGAGGTCAAACGCGGGGCCAATCGAGTCCTGCGTGATCTCGCAATCAACCATCAGGTACTCGCGCTTCCGGCAGGCCGGACCGTCGTCCGCTTCCTGCCGCCACTGACGATTGAAAAGGACCACGTCGACAGCGTCGTCGACGCACTGACGGAGGCACTCTCGTAACCATGGCCGTCGAAACCACCGACAGCGCAGTTGAGCATCCCGCAGTCACCACCGAGGGCCGTCGACTGCTGACCGAACTCGTCTCGATTCCCTCGGTCTCGGGAAACGAAACCGAGGCAGCTGAAGCACTGGCCGCCTTTCTTGAACAGAACGGACGCGAGACCTATATCGACGACATCGGCAACGTCCACGCACCCGGCGACGATACCGTCCTCTTGACCTCGCATATCGACACCGTGCCGGGTGACATCCCGGTCGAAATTAAGGAGGGCGAAGAGGGACCCGAACTCTGGGGTCGTGGCAGCGTCGACGCCACTGGCCCACTGGCTGCGATGGCCGTGGCTGCAGTCGAAACCGGGGCCTCGTTTGTTGGGGTCGTCGGCGAGGAGTCGACCTCCCGCGGCGCGTGGCATCTCATCGAGAACCGCGAAGCACCCGAGGCAGTCATCAACGGCGAGCCCTCGGGCTGGGACGGGATTACGCTGGGCTACCGTGGCCTCTTGGAGGGCACCTACGTGGCAACCAGCGAATCCGGTCACACCTCTCGGCCCGACCCCAACGCGATCCAGCACGCGATGAGTTGGTGGAACCGCGTCGAGGACACCTTCGAACCCGACGAGTGGATTCCCGTCTTCGAGCAGGTCACGACCAAACCAGTCGACATCGAGGGCGGCGTCTCGGTCGACGGGCTCTCGATGGACGCGACCATGGAGTTCCAGCTTCGTGTCCCGCCGGAACGTACCCCCGAAGAGGTTCGGGAGCTATCCGATGCCGAACTCGAAACGGGAACGGTCAACTGGACCGAGTTCATCCCGGCCGTGATGACCAGCCCCCGAACCGAGGTCGCCCGCCTCTTTCGGGTCGCGATCCGCAAGCAGGGCGGCGATCCACGCCTGCTTCGGAAAACCGGGACGGCGGATATGAACATCTACGCCGAGGAGTGGGGCTGCCCCATTCTGAGCTACGGCCCCGGCGACTCGAACCTCGATCACACGCCCCACGAGCACCTGTCGCTCGCCGAGTTCGACCACTCGGTCGACGTGCTAATCGAGGTCTGTGAGCAACTCGGTGTCGAACAGCCCGACGACCACACCAGCGACGAAACGACGGAGAGCAAGTCATGAATACGGACAACTTTCTCGATATCGACGACCTGTCGGCCGACGAAGTCGACGCGGTACTGACGCGTGCAGCAGCACTGAAAAACGGCGATGACGCCCAGCTGGCTGATCAGACCCTCGGCATGCTGTTCGAAAAACCGAGTACCCGGACCCGAATCTCCTTCGAGACCGGAATGACCCAACTCGGCGGCCACGCCATCTTCATGGGGCCCGACGACATCCAACTCGGTCACGGCGAACCACTCAAAGACACCGCCCGCGCGATGGGTCGGTACGTCGACGGGATCATGGCCCGCCTCTTTAGCCACGAGGACGCCGAGATTCTGGCCAAATACGCTGACGTGCCTGTAATCAATGGGCTGACTGACGACGCCCACCCGTGTCAGACCCTCGCTGATCTGTTGACGATCCGCGAGCAGTTCGACGACGACGTCTCAGTCGCGTGGGTCGGCGACGGCAACAACGTCGGCCAGTCGTTCGCGATTGGCTGTGCGCTCGCAGGTGTCGACCTCACGGTGGCGACCCCGCCGGAGTACCCGATGGACGAGGCGGTCGTCGACCGCGCGACCGAACTCGGCGGCGAACCCGACATCTACACCGACCCCGAGGCCGCAATCGAAGACGTCGACGTGATCTACACCGATGTCTGGGTCAGTATGGGCGAAGAGGACAAACGTGAGGCAAAACTCGCGGCCTTCGAGGGGTTCCAGCTCAACGAGGAACTGCTTGCGGGAACTGACGCGAAGGTGATGCACTGTCTGCCCGCCCACCGCGGCGAGGAGATTACCGACGCTGTCTTAGAAAGTGACCGATCTATCGTCTGGGATCAGGCCGAAAACCGGCTCCACGCCCAGAAGGCGCTGCTGGTCGAACTGCTCGGCTGAGCCGGGCGCTTACTCACTGCAGGAGATATGCT
This sequence is a window from Halohasta litchfieldiae. Protein-coding genes within it:
- a CDS encoding [LysW]-lysine hydrolase yields the protein MAVETTDSAVEHPAVTTEGRRLLTELVSIPSVSGNETEAAEALAAFLEQNGRETYIDDIGNVHAPGDDTVLLTSHIDTVPGDIPVEIKEGEEGPELWGRGSVDATGPLAAMAVAAVETGASFVGVVGEESTSRGAWHLIENREAPEAVINGEPSGWDGITLGYRGLLEGTYVATSESGHTSRPDPNAIQHAMSWWNRVEDTFEPDEWIPVFEQVTTKPVDIEGGVSVDGLSMDATMEFQLRVPPERTPEEVRELSDAELETGTVNWTEFIPAVMTSPRTEVARLFRVAIRKQGGDPRLLRKTGTADMNIYAEEWGCPILSYGPGDSNLDHTPHEHLSLAEFDHSVDVLIEVCEQLGVEQPDDHTSDETTESKS
- a CDS encoding aspartate aminotransferase family protein, whose protein sequence is MSGFVFSEKPIDIDHGEGPFLYSENGTEYLDFGASYAVAPLGHSHPDVTAAIQQQAETLTYVQASYPVDVRTELYERLGDLAPGDLSKVWLCNSGTEANEAAMKFARSATGNSKIVATKRAFHGRTMGALAMTWKKKYKAAFEPLAGDIEFVSYGDEEELADVVDDETAAVFLEPVQGEGGIHPATVDYLESAREVTEDVGAALVFDEIQTGVGRTGTLWACEQAGVVPDILTSAKGIANGMPLGATLCADWIAEDCGNHGSTFSGGPVVAAAANATLETLMDEDVPGHAAEMGEYMMAEIEAAAGEHDLPVREVRGNGLMIGVEVKRGANRVLRDLAINHQVLALPAGRTVVRFLPPLTIEKDHVDSVVDALTEALS
- the argF gene encoding ornithine carbamoyltransferase — its product is MNTDNFLDIDDLSADEVDAVLTRAAALKNGDDAQLADQTLGMLFEKPSTRTRISFETGMTQLGGHAIFMGPDDIQLGHGEPLKDTARAMGRYVDGIMARLFSHEDAEILAKYADVPVINGLTDDAHPCQTLADLLTIREQFDDDVSVAWVGDGNNVGQSFAIGCALAGVDLTVATPPEYPMDEAVVDRATELGGEPDIYTDPEAAIEDVDVIYTDVWVSMGEEDKREAKLAAFEGFQLNEELLAGTDAKVMHCLPAHRGEEITDAVLESDRSIVWDQAENRLHAQKALLVELLG